One window of Salminus brasiliensis chromosome 16, fSalBra1.hap2, whole genome shotgun sequence genomic DNA carries:
- the sez6l gene encoding seizure 6-like protein isoform X3, with protein MRASRSALGSVFWMGILWRVVSTQAVSNCMINFSDPEGYIDSSDDPPLPDGAFLQCTYTVMVYTGYGVELQVKSVNLSEGEQLSIRGVDEGGALLVLANQTLLVEGQVIRSPTNTISVFYRSSPEGGMGIFQLHYQLFRLSCALPRRPHFGEVSVLNLHPGGTAHFSCHMGYHLQGTATLTCLNASLPVWSQREPSCRALCGGTMKNATVGRVLSPSPHPGPNSTLDRSCFWSLEAPSGQRLHLHLERMVLGPTDRLVLWSGLDAGSVVLFDSGQRGPIPFEGVISEGPAVRVQFITDQPNHHNTGFNIRYEAFEKGHCYEPYIQNGNFSTTDPTYGVGAVVQFSCDPGHSLEQGPPVIECINTRDPYWNDTEPLCKALCGGDLSGPSGVILSPNWPEWYGEGEDCSWRIHVGEDKRVLLDVQLLNLSDSDMLTILDGDEVTTRILGQYVGGTSPFKLSSTTPDLTITFHSDPAGLVFGKGEGFIINYMEVSRNDSCPDLPEIQNGWKTTSHAALVRGARITYQCDPGYDLVGRETLTCQLDLSWSTQPPFCEKIMYCTDPGHVEHSVRTLSDPKLLVGTTIQYSCNPGFLLQGGATLTCYGREPGTPVWTSRLPHCVSEESVSCENPGLPDNGYQILSKRLYLPGESLTFMCYQGYELIGEIAIKCILGNPSFWSGPLPLCRANHECSGNHALEVAEATAESSLDGGSMALAIFILVLLLSVLLGGAYIYLTRCRYHSNLRLPLMYPHPYSQITVETEFDNPLYETGGDTREYEVSI; from the exons ATGCGGGCGTCACGCTCAGCTCTCGGATCGGTCTTCTGGATGGGGATTCTGTGGAGAGTCGTCTCGACCCAAG CTGTGTCAAACTGCATGATCAATTTCTCTGACCCAGAGGGCTACATCGATTCATCAGATGATCCACCCCTTCCAGATGGAGCTTTCCTGCAGTGCACATACACAGTGATGGTGTACACAGGCTATGGAGTAGAACTGCAG GTAAAAAGTGTTAACCTGTCAGAAGGCGAGCAGCTGTCAATCAGAGGGGTGGACGAGGGTGGGGCTTTGCTGGTGCTCGCCAATCAGACGCTACTGGTGGAGGGACAGGTGATCCGCAGCCCGACCAATACCATTTCTGTATTTTACCGCTCATCACCTGAAGGGGGCATGGGCATCTTCCAGCTTCATTACCAGT TGTTCCGGCTGAGCTGTGCCCTGCCCAGACGACCTCATTTTGGGGAGGTATCAGTGCTGAATCTGCACCCAGGAGGCACTGCACATTTCTCCTGCCACATGGGCTACCACCTGCAGGGCACAGCCACACTCACGTGCCTCAACGCCTCCCTGCCGGTGTGGAGCCAGCGGGAGCCCAGCTGCAGAG CTCTGTGCGGCGGTACCATGAAGAATGCCACCGTGGGCAGAGTGTTGTCACCTTCACCTCACCCAGGGCCAAACAGCACACTAGACCGCAGTTGCTTCTGGTCCCTGGAGGCCCCTAGTGGTCAGAGATTACACCTCCATCTAGAGAGGATGGTCCTGGGACCAACAGACAG ACTTGTTTTGTGGAGTGGTCTAGATGCTGGTTCTGTGGTACTCTTTGACTCTGGCCAGCGTGGTCCAATCCCATTTGAAGGAGTCATAAGTGAAGGGCCAGCAGTCAGAGTCCAGTTTATAACAGACCAACCAAACCACCACAACACTGGCTTTAACATCCGCTATGAGG CCTTTGAGAAAGGCCACTGCTATGAGCCTTACATCCAGAACGGCAACTTCAGCACCACTGACCCAACCTATGGCGTTGGAGCTGTAGTGCAATTCTCCTGTGACCCTGGGCACTCCCTAGAGCAGGGCCCGCCCGTCATTGAATGCATCAACACACGAGACCCCTACTGGAATGACACAGAGCCTTTGTGTAAAG ctctgtgtggAGGAGACCTGTCTGGACCCAGTGGTGTCATCTTATCCCCAAACTGGCCAGAGTGGTATGGTGAGGGTGAGGACTGCAGCTGGAGGATTCATGTTGGTGAGGACAAGCGTGTCCTTCTGGATGTGCAGCT TCTGAACCTTAGTGATAGTGACATGCTGACCATCCTGGATGGGGATGAGGTTACCACGCGCATTCTGGGTCAGTATGTGGGAGGCACCAGTCCATTCAAGCTGTCCTCCACCACTCCTGATCTGACCATAACTTTCCATTCTGACCCAGCCGGCTTGGTTTTTGGGAAGGGAGAGGGCTTCATCATCAATTACATGG aAGTGTCTCGTAATGACTCTTGTCCAGACCTCCCTGAGATCCAGAATGGTTGGAAGACCACCTCACATGCAGCACTTGTACGTGGAGCACGGATCACTTACCAATGTGACCCCGGCTATGATTTGGTGGGAAGAGAGACCCTGACCTGTCAGTTGGACTTGAGCTGGAGCACTCAGCCACCCTTTTGTGAGAAGA TTATGTACTGTACAGACCCAGGCCATGTTGAGCACTCTGTACGAACACTGTCAGACCCCAAACTTCTGGTGGGGACCACCATTCAGTACAGCTGCAACCCAGGCTTCTTACTGCAGGGTGGTGCCACTTTAACATGCTACGGTCGAGAGCCTGGAACTCCAGTCTGGACATCCCGGCTGCCACACTGTGTCT CGGAAGAGTCAGTGTCTTGTGAGAATCCTGGTCTTCCAGATAATGGCTATCAGATCCTGTCTAAGAGGCTGTACCTGCCTGGGGAATCTCTGACATTCATGTGCTATCAGGGCTATGAACTTATTGGAGAGATCGCTATCAAATGCATATTAGGGAATCCTTCATTTTGGAGTGGACCATTACCCTTGTGTAGAG CCAATCATGAATGCTCTGGCAACCATGCTTTAGAAG TTGCAGAGGCTACAGCAGAGTCATCTTTGGATGGTGGAAGCATGGCCCTGGCCATTTTCATATTAGTTCTGCTACTGTCTGTCTTGCTTGGAGGAGCCTATATATATCTCACAAG ATGTCGATATCACTCCAACCTGCGCCTGCCTCTTATGTACCCTCACCCATACAGCCAGATCACTGTGGAGACTGAGTTTGACAACCCTCTTTATGAGACAGGAGGG GACACGAGAGAGTACGAAGTATCGATATGA
- the sez6l gene encoding seizure 6-like protein isoform X1: protein MRASRSALGSVFWMGILWRVVSTQDEFGPTSPVPSHPVVQGEAPRESHGSATSMGEDFLESVLAHKDQLLAQKGVELPTALPAELLPVLRKGLDSGPGAGALSPEQHQLLRKMLPAHSEAQHPTQPPAVELLTEAPEAPPVLKTTTQAASDNEPSTTTLLATNLDKDTEPDALPSAVSNCMINFSDPEGYIDSSDDPPLPDGAFLQCTYTVMVYTGYGVELQVKSVNLSEGEQLSIRGVDEGGALLVLANQTLLVEGQVIRSPTNTISVFYRSSPEGGMGIFQLHYQLFRLSCALPRRPHFGEVSVLNLHPGGTAHFSCHMGYHLQGTATLTCLNASLPVWSQREPSCRALCGGTMKNATVGRVLSPSPHPGPNSTLDRSCFWSLEAPSGQRLHLHLERMVLGPTDRLVLWSGLDAGSVVLFDSGQRGPIPFEGVISEGPAVRVQFITDQPNHHNTGFNIRYEAFEKGHCYEPYIQNGNFSTTDPTYGVGAVVQFSCDPGHSLEQGPPVIECINTRDPYWNDTEPLCKALCGGDLSGPSGVILSPNWPEWYGEGEDCSWRIHVGEDKRVLLDVQLLNLSDSDMLTILDGDEVTTRILGQYVGGTSPFKLSSTTPDLTITFHSDPAGLVFGKGEGFIINYMEVSRNDSCPDLPEIQNGWKTTSHAALVRGARITYQCDPGYDLVGRETLTCQLDLSWSTQPPFCEKIMYCTDPGHVEHSVRTLSDPKLLVGTTIQYSCNPGFLLQGGATLTCYGREPGTPVWTSRLPHCVSEESVSCENPGLPDNGYQILSKRLYLPGESLTFMCYQGYELIGEIAIKCILGNPSFWSGPLPLCRANHECSGNHALEVAEATAESSLDGGSMALAIFILVLLLSVLLGGAYIYLTRCRYHSNLRLPLMYPHPYSQITVETEFDNPLYETGGDTREYEVSI, encoded by the exons ATGCGGGCGTCACGCTCAGCTCTCGGATCGGTCTTCTGGATGGGGATTCTGTGGAGAGTCGTCTCGACCCAAG ATGAGTTTGGTCCAACTTCACCAGTCCCTTCACATCCAGTGGTTCAGGGAGAAGCTCCCAGAGAAAGCCATGGAAGCGCCACCTCCATGGGAGAGGACTTCCTGGAATCTGTCTTGGCTCATAAAGACCAATTGCTAGCTCAGAAGGGTGTAGAGCTCCCCACTGCGCTGCCTGCTGAGCTGCTGCCAGTGCTGAGGAAGGGCCTGGACAGTGGGCCTGGTGCTGGAGCTCTGTCCCCTGAGCAGCATCAGCTCCTGAGGaaaatgctgcctgctcacagtgAGGCTCAACACCCCACTCAACCTCCTGCAGTTGAGCTTCTCACAGAGGCACCTGAAGCTCCCCCGGTgctcaaaacaacaacacaagcTGCCAGTGACAATGAGCCTTCCACCACCACCTTACTTGCAACGAATCTGGATAAAGACACTGAGCCAGATGCCCTCCCCTCAG CTGTGTCAAACTGCATGATCAATTTCTCTGACCCAGAGGGCTACATCGATTCATCAGATGATCCACCCCTTCCAGATGGAGCTTTCCTGCAGTGCACATACACAGTGATGGTGTACACAGGCTATGGAGTAGAACTGCAG GTAAAAAGTGTTAACCTGTCAGAAGGCGAGCAGCTGTCAATCAGAGGGGTGGACGAGGGTGGGGCTTTGCTGGTGCTCGCCAATCAGACGCTACTGGTGGAGGGACAGGTGATCCGCAGCCCGACCAATACCATTTCTGTATTTTACCGCTCATCACCTGAAGGGGGCATGGGCATCTTCCAGCTTCATTACCAGT TGTTCCGGCTGAGCTGTGCCCTGCCCAGACGACCTCATTTTGGGGAGGTATCAGTGCTGAATCTGCACCCAGGAGGCACTGCACATTTCTCCTGCCACATGGGCTACCACCTGCAGGGCACAGCCACACTCACGTGCCTCAACGCCTCCCTGCCGGTGTGGAGCCAGCGGGAGCCCAGCTGCAGAG CTCTGTGCGGCGGTACCATGAAGAATGCCACCGTGGGCAGAGTGTTGTCACCTTCACCTCACCCAGGGCCAAACAGCACACTAGACCGCAGTTGCTTCTGGTCCCTGGAGGCCCCTAGTGGTCAGAGATTACACCTCCATCTAGAGAGGATGGTCCTGGGACCAACAGACAG ACTTGTTTTGTGGAGTGGTCTAGATGCTGGTTCTGTGGTACTCTTTGACTCTGGCCAGCGTGGTCCAATCCCATTTGAAGGAGTCATAAGTGAAGGGCCAGCAGTCAGAGTCCAGTTTATAACAGACCAACCAAACCACCACAACACTGGCTTTAACATCCGCTATGAGG CCTTTGAGAAAGGCCACTGCTATGAGCCTTACATCCAGAACGGCAACTTCAGCACCACTGACCCAACCTATGGCGTTGGAGCTGTAGTGCAATTCTCCTGTGACCCTGGGCACTCCCTAGAGCAGGGCCCGCCCGTCATTGAATGCATCAACACACGAGACCCCTACTGGAATGACACAGAGCCTTTGTGTAAAG ctctgtgtggAGGAGACCTGTCTGGACCCAGTGGTGTCATCTTATCCCCAAACTGGCCAGAGTGGTATGGTGAGGGTGAGGACTGCAGCTGGAGGATTCATGTTGGTGAGGACAAGCGTGTCCTTCTGGATGTGCAGCT TCTGAACCTTAGTGATAGTGACATGCTGACCATCCTGGATGGGGATGAGGTTACCACGCGCATTCTGGGTCAGTATGTGGGAGGCACCAGTCCATTCAAGCTGTCCTCCACCACTCCTGATCTGACCATAACTTTCCATTCTGACCCAGCCGGCTTGGTTTTTGGGAAGGGAGAGGGCTTCATCATCAATTACATGG aAGTGTCTCGTAATGACTCTTGTCCAGACCTCCCTGAGATCCAGAATGGTTGGAAGACCACCTCACATGCAGCACTTGTACGTGGAGCACGGATCACTTACCAATGTGACCCCGGCTATGATTTGGTGGGAAGAGAGACCCTGACCTGTCAGTTGGACTTGAGCTGGAGCACTCAGCCACCCTTTTGTGAGAAGA TTATGTACTGTACAGACCCAGGCCATGTTGAGCACTCTGTACGAACACTGTCAGACCCCAAACTTCTGGTGGGGACCACCATTCAGTACAGCTGCAACCCAGGCTTCTTACTGCAGGGTGGTGCCACTTTAACATGCTACGGTCGAGAGCCTGGAACTCCAGTCTGGACATCCCGGCTGCCACACTGTGTCT CGGAAGAGTCAGTGTCTTGTGAGAATCCTGGTCTTCCAGATAATGGCTATCAGATCCTGTCTAAGAGGCTGTACCTGCCTGGGGAATCTCTGACATTCATGTGCTATCAGGGCTATGAACTTATTGGAGAGATCGCTATCAAATGCATATTAGGGAATCCTTCATTTTGGAGTGGACCATTACCCTTGTGTAGAG CCAATCATGAATGCTCTGGCAACCATGCTTTAGAAG TTGCAGAGGCTACAGCAGAGTCATCTTTGGATGGTGGAAGCATGGCCCTGGCCATTTTCATATTAGTTCTGCTACTGTCTGTCTTGCTTGGAGGAGCCTATATATATCTCACAAG ATGTCGATATCACTCCAACCTGCGCCTGCCTCTTATGTACCCTCACCCATACAGCCAGATCACTGTGGAGACTGAGTTTGACAACCCTCTTTATGAGACAGGAGGG GACACGAGAGAGTACGAAGTATCGATATGA
- the sez6l gene encoding seizure 6-like protein isoform X2, whose protein sequence is MRASRSALGSVFWMGILWRVVSTQDEFGPTSPVPSHPVVQGEAPRESHGSATSMGEDFLESVLAHKDQLLAQKGVELPTALPAELLPVLRKGLDSGPGAGALSPEQHQLLRKMLPAHSEAQHPTQPPAVELLTEAPEAPPVLKTTTQAASDNEPSTTTLLATNLDKDTEPDALPSAVSNCMINFSDPEGYIDSSDDPPLPDGAFLQCTYTVMVYTGYGVELQVKSVNLSEGEQLSIRGVDEGGALLVLANQTLLVEGQVIRSPTNTISVFYRSSPEGGMGIFQLHYQLFRLSCALPRRPHFGEVSVLNLHPGGTAHFSCHMGYHLQGTATLTCLNASLPVWSQREPSCRALCGGTMKNATVGRVLSPSPHPGPNSTLDRSCFWSLEAPSGQRLHLHLERMVLGPTDRLVLWSGLDAGSVVLFDSGQRGPIPFEGVISEGPAVRVQFITDQPNHHNTGFNIRYEAFEKGHCYEPYIQNGNFSTTDPTYGVGAVVQFSCDPGHSLEQGPPVIECINTRDPYWNDTEPLCKALCGGDLSGPSGVILSPNWPEWYGEGEDCSWRIHVGEDKRVLLDVQLLNLSDSDMLTILDGDEVTTRILGQYVGGTSPFKLSSTTPDLTITFHSDPAGLVFGKGEGFIINYMEVSRNDSCPDLPEIQNGWKTTSHAALVRGARITYQCDPGYDLVGRETLTCQLDLSWSTQPPFCEKIMYCTDPGHVEHSVRTLSDPKLLVGTTIQYSCNPGFLLQGGATLTCYGREPGTPVWTSRLPHCVSEESVSCENPGLPDNGYQILSKRLYLPGESLTFMCYQGYELIGEIAIKCILGNPSFWSGPLPLCRVAEATAESSLDGGSMALAIFILVLLLSVLLGGAYIYLTRCRYHSNLRLPLMYPHPYSQITVETEFDNPLYETGGDTREYEVSI, encoded by the exons ATGCGGGCGTCACGCTCAGCTCTCGGATCGGTCTTCTGGATGGGGATTCTGTGGAGAGTCGTCTCGACCCAAG ATGAGTTTGGTCCAACTTCACCAGTCCCTTCACATCCAGTGGTTCAGGGAGAAGCTCCCAGAGAAAGCCATGGAAGCGCCACCTCCATGGGAGAGGACTTCCTGGAATCTGTCTTGGCTCATAAAGACCAATTGCTAGCTCAGAAGGGTGTAGAGCTCCCCACTGCGCTGCCTGCTGAGCTGCTGCCAGTGCTGAGGAAGGGCCTGGACAGTGGGCCTGGTGCTGGAGCTCTGTCCCCTGAGCAGCATCAGCTCCTGAGGaaaatgctgcctgctcacagtgAGGCTCAACACCCCACTCAACCTCCTGCAGTTGAGCTTCTCACAGAGGCACCTGAAGCTCCCCCGGTgctcaaaacaacaacacaagcTGCCAGTGACAATGAGCCTTCCACCACCACCTTACTTGCAACGAATCTGGATAAAGACACTGAGCCAGATGCCCTCCCCTCAG CTGTGTCAAACTGCATGATCAATTTCTCTGACCCAGAGGGCTACATCGATTCATCAGATGATCCACCCCTTCCAGATGGAGCTTTCCTGCAGTGCACATACACAGTGATGGTGTACACAGGCTATGGAGTAGAACTGCAG GTAAAAAGTGTTAACCTGTCAGAAGGCGAGCAGCTGTCAATCAGAGGGGTGGACGAGGGTGGGGCTTTGCTGGTGCTCGCCAATCAGACGCTACTGGTGGAGGGACAGGTGATCCGCAGCCCGACCAATACCATTTCTGTATTTTACCGCTCATCACCTGAAGGGGGCATGGGCATCTTCCAGCTTCATTACCAGT TGTTCCGGCTGAGCTGTGCCCTGCCCAGACGACCTCATTTTGGGGAGGTATCAGTGCTGAATCTGCACCCAGGAGGCACTGCACATTTCTCCTGCCACATGGGCTACCACCTGCAGGGCACAGCCACACTCACGTGCCTCAACGCCTCCCTGCCGGTGTGGAGCCAGCGGGAGCCCAGCTGCAGAG CTCTGTGCGGCGGTACCATGAAGAATGCCACCGTGGGCAGAGTGTTGTCACCTTCACCTCACCCAGGGCCAAACAGCACACTAGACCGCAGTTGCTTCTGGTCCCTGGAGGCCCCTAGTGGTCAGAGATTACACCTCCATCTAGAGAGGATGGTCCTGGGACCAACAGACAG ACTTGTTTTGTGGAGTGGTCTAGATGCTGGTTCTGTGGTACTCTTTGACTCTGGCCAGCGTGGTCCAATCCCATTTGAAGGAGTCATAAGTGAAGGGCCAGCAGTCAGAGTCCAGTTTATAACAGACCAACCAAACCACCACAACACTGGCTTTAACATCCGCTATGAGG CCTTTGAGAAAGGCCACTGCTATGAGCCTTACATCCAGAACGGCAACTTCAGCACCACTGACCCAACCTATGGCGTTGGAGCTGTAGTGCAATTCTCCTGTGACCCTGGGCACTCCCTAGAGCAGGGCCCGCCCGTCATTGAATGCATCAACACACGAGACCCCTACTGGAATGACACAGAGCCTTTGTGTAAAG ctctgtgtggAGGAGACCTGTCTGGACCCAGTGGTGTCATCTTATCCCCAAACTGGCCAGAGTGGTATGGTGAGGGTGAGGACTGCAGCTGGAGGATTCATGTTGGTGAGGACAAGCGTGTCCTTCTGGATGTGCAGCT TCTGAACCTTAGTGATAGTGACATGCTGACCATCCTGGATGGGGATGAGGTTACCACGCGCATTCTGGGTCAGTATGTGGGAGGCACCAGTCCATTCAAGCTGTCCTCCACCACTCCTGATCTGACCATAACTTTCCATTCTGACCCAGCCGGCTTGGTTTTTGGGAAGGGAGAGGGCTTCATCATCAATTACATGG aAGTGTCTCGTAATGACTCTTGTCCAGACCTCCCTGAGATCCAGAATGGTTGGAAGACCACCTCACATGCAGCACTTGTACGTGGAGCACGGATCACTTACCAATGTGACCCCGGCTATGATTTGGTGGGAAGAGAGACCCTGACCTGTCAGTTGGACTTGAGCTGGAGCACTCAGCCACCCTTTTGTGAGAAGA TTATGTACTGTACAGACCCAGGCCATGTTGAGCACTCTGTACGAACACTGTCAGACCCCAAACTTCTGGTGGGGACCACCATTCAGTACAGCTGCAACCCAGGCTTCTTACTGCAGGGTGGTGCCACTTTAACATGCTACGGTCGAGAGCCTGGAACTCCAGTCTGGACATCCCGGCTGCCACACTGTGTCT CGGAAGAGTCAGTGTCTTGTGAGAATCCTGGTCTTCCAGATAATGGCTATCAGATCCTGTCTAAGAGGCTGTACCTGCCTGGGGAATCTCTGACATTCATGTGCTATCAGGGCTATGAACTTATTGGAGAGATCGCTATCAAATGCATATTAGGGAATCCTTCATTTTGGAGTGGACCATTACCCTTGTGTAGAG TTGCAGAGGCTACAGCAGAGTCATCTTTGGATGGTGGAAGCATGGCCCTGGCCATTTTCATATTAGTTCTGCTACTGTCTGTCTTGCTTGGAGGAGCCTATATATATCTCACAAG ATGTCGATATCACTCCAACCTGCGCCTGCCTCTTATGTACCCTCACCCATACAGCCAGATCACTGTGGAGACTGAGTTTGACAACCCTCTTTATGAGACAGGAGGG GACACGAGAGAGTACGAAGTATCGATATGA